CTCGCACGGAGCATGAGATTCTCGATGCGATGGATCGCGCGATGCAGGGCCGCACGACGATCGTCGTAGCGCATCGATTGAGCATGTTGCGCAGGGCCGATCGCATCGTCGTGCTGGAAGACGGCGCGATCGTAGATATCGGCACTCACGCCGAGTTGCTGCATCGCCCAGGCTCTTATCGCCATGCCGCGCGCATTCAGGCCGATTTCCAAGTCGACGAGCCCGTCGCGGGGAGTTCGTAATGTCGAACTCGACGACGGATCGCGACGAGCGACGATCGAAGACAAGGCTGCTTGCCAAGAACGTGCCGGTGGTCGATCACGGCGACGAACCCCGCGACGAAGCGGTGCGCCCCTTGCAGTGGTCGCTCATCGCGTGGATTGCGAGTTTTACGCAGGCACATGCGCGTAAACGAAATAGGTTGTTGGTGTTCGTCGTCCTGCGCTCGTTGCAGTTGCCGGTCGCCGCTTGGGCGATCGGGCGGATCATCGAAGGGCCGATCTCGCACGGCTCCATACCAGGCCTGATGTACGGTGTCGGGGCGTATTTAGCGCTCGCGGCGTTCACGAACTTCACGCTTCACTTTCGCCAGCGGTTGGCGCTCGAACTCGGCGAAGCGGTCGTGCAAGACTTGCGCAACACGATTTTCGATCATCTCCAACGCCAGCGCATGGCGTTCTTCAACCGCACGAAACTCGGCCGCATCATCAGCCGCACCACATCCGACGTCGAAGCGGTGCGGGCCGGAATTCAAGACGTGTTCTTCGACAGCATCGTCGGCTCGGGACAAATCCTCGGAGCCGCGGCTTTGATGGCGTGGTACGACGTGCCGTTGTTCCTCGTCGTCGTGGGGCTCGCGCCTGTGCTGTGGTGCATCAACCTCGTGTTTCGCAAACGGCTCAGCCAAGTGCATCGCGAAGTGCATGAGAGCTTCAGCCGCATCACGTCGTCGCTGGCGGAATCGGTCAACGGGATCGAAGTCACGCAAAGCTTCGTGCGGCAAGACGTGAACGCCGAACGCTTCGCCGACCTGATCGAAGACCATTCGCAATACAATCTCAAGGCGGCTCGCACGGCGGGTAGTTTCTTGCCGCTGTTGGAATTCAACAACCAAATCTTTCTCGCGCTGTTGCTCGGCTTCGGCGGCTATCGAGTCTTGGATCCTGAAATACGAATGCCGATCGGCGATTTGATTCAGTTCTTCTTTCTCGCGAATATTTTATTCCAACCGATCCAGGCACTCGGCGAACAATACAATTCCGCACTCACGGCGATGGCCGGTGCGGAGCGCATTCGTGAATTGCTGCAAACCCCAACCGATTGGCAAGACCCGCCAGATGTGATCCGCCCGACGGACCTTGCGGGCCGCGTCGAATTCATCGACGTCACCTTCGGATACGATCCGGATGTGCCCGTGCTGCATGGCATTTCGTTTACGGCGGAGCCTTGCCGGACGATCGCGTTGGTCGGACATACCGGGAGTGGCAAGACCTCGATCATCAATTTGGTCGCGAAGTTCTATTTGCCGACGGAAGGCCGGCTGCTGATCGACGGCCTGGATGTCCGCCACCTCGATACCGATGCATTGCATCATCGACTCGGAATCGTGCTCCAGCAGAACTTTTTGTTCTCCGGCACGGTTATGGAAAATATCCGCACCGGCAAGCCGACGGCCGACGATGACGAAGTGCGACGTGCGGTAGCCCAGATGGATTGCACCGATCTGCTCGAATCGCTTCCGGCCGGCTTCGCGACCGAAGTCGGGGAGAACGGCTGCAACTTGTCGTTGGGCCAGCGACAGATCATTTGCTTCGCGCGGGCCATGTTGGCCGATCCGAGAATCCTGATCCTCGACGAAGCGACCAGCTCGATCGATGTGCTGACCGAGGCTCGCATCCAGCATGCGCTCGCGAAGTTGCTGGCCGGTCGAACCGCGTTCGTCGTAGCGCATCGTCTGAGCACGATTCGTAATGCCGATCTGGTGCTCGTGCTCGATCGAGGCCGGATCGCCGAACGAGGGACGCACGACCAACTCGTGCAAGCCGGCGGACTCTATCGTGATCTTTATCACGAATTCATCCGAGCCACGGCTGCGTAAGCTTCGCAACTCCTGACGCGACGGCGCGAGTTGCATCAGCCAACTGTTCCGTGAAAATCTCGATGGGTTTGCGCAATGGGCATGGAATAGGTTCGGATCGAAACCGGAAAGTATGCGCCGCTCGGTTTCAGCCGCTCGCCGACGTTAAATGCTCGGCATACTACGCATTTTAGGTGACGAAGCTCGCAGATTCGTCGAAAACGGCAGCTCCATCGCGAGGCCGCTTTCGAGTATTTGTGCGGCTCCGAACTGCGGCTCCGACGATTAAAGAGAAAAGCCGGCGAAATCTTCGCGCCACGCCTAGAATGAATTCGAGTAACTCGCGGAGGCGTTTCGTAGGAGAGTTTCCCCATGTCCGTCAATGAATTGTGGTTCACGGCGATCGTCGTGGCACTCGCGGCTTGCGTCGTCGGAGTGACGGTATGGCGGCGCCGGCCGACGCGCGCCATGCGCGACGCGCAGAGCTTCGAGCTTTTGCGCCGCAGCTTTCATCGCGAGCGCGAACGGGTCGAAGCGAAATTCGTCGAGCTCGCCTCGGCGAGCGGCAAGCCGCGCGGACTCCGCTGGAAAGACTGCGATTTCGAGGACGGCGTCGCTTATGCACGCGATCGCAAGAGCGGCGAGCTCTGCGCCTTCGTCGCCGTCACGGTTGCTTTCGAGGCGATCGAAGGGGGGGGCATGGAGGAGGTCGAAGCGGTGAGCAATCTCCGCGCTGCCACGGCCGTGTTCCGTCACAAAGAGCACCATTGGTCGACAGACGGGCGAGTGATCTTCAACTTGAAGCCGGTCCAAGCGATCGCTCACTTCCAGGATAGTCTGGTGCTCGTCGGCGAAGAGGCTTAGGCCCGCCTCGTCGACGCTCGTCATCGCGCATTCCGACCGGCCTCCTCGTTTGCGCACGTGTTGCAAACGCTTCGCCATGCGCATTCGGCTGCCGACGAGTTCTTTACGCAACACGATCTCGCGCCCTGGACGGAAGCCTTGGGGAGTTGCTTTCACCGTGCCTCGATCGATGCAGGCACACACAAGCGGCGTCGCAGGCATGTCGGATCGACCGCCTGTAACGACACGACCGTCTTTAACGGACGATCTCGACGTTC
The window above is part of the Planctomycetia bacterium genome. Proteins encoded here:
- a CDS encoding ABC transporter ATP-binding protein/permease: MSNSTTDRDERRSKTRLLAKNVPVVDHGDEPRDEAVRPLQWSLIAWIASFTQAHARKRNRLLVFVVLRSLQLPVAAWAIGRIIEGPISHGSIPGLMYGVGAYLALAAFTNFTLHFRQRLALELGEAVVQDLRNTIFDHLQRQRMAFFNRTKLGRIISRTTSDVEAVRAGIQDVFFDSIVGSGQILGAAALMAWYDVPLFLVVVGLAPVLWCINLVFRKRLSQVHREVHESFSRITSSLAESVNGIEVTQSFVRQDVNAERFADLIEDHSQYNLKAARTAGSFLPLLEFNNQIFLALLLGFGGYRVLDPEIRMPIGDLIQFFFLANILFQPIQALGEQYNSALTAMAGAERIRELLQTPTDWQDPPDVIRPTDLAGRVEFIDVTFGYDPDVPVLHGISFTAEPCRTIALVGHTGSGKTSIINLVAKFYLPTEGRLLIDGLDVRHLDTDALHHRLGIVLQQNFLFSGTVMENIRTGKPTADDDEVRRAVAQMDCTDLLESLPAGFATEVGENGCNLSLGQRQIICFARAMLADPRILILDEATSSIDVLTEARIQHALAKLLAGRTAFVVAHRLSTIRNADLVLVLDRGRIAERGTHDQLVQAGGLYRDLYHEFIRATAA